GATGCAACGAGAGAAACGGGTGCTTCTAGTATTTCTGGTTCTGTCATGATGCGAAGGGATCTTCTCAACACTTGATTCACCTACTAAGCACATGGAACGAATTTTGCTACAAATGAAACcatggctctaataccatgaatggacctagacttagaatcAGGAAAGACCGGGTCAGTTTCTTGCACCAATTTTGATGGAACTTTTTTATCATGGATGTCAGCAATTTTACATGGCATGGCTAACGTAAAAAAATgtatgaaaaaaagaagttaacaAATTACAAAAGTTACCAATATTAGTGCCAGCTATGTCACATAAAATAATCGATATCCATTTTAGTattttcttgccaaaattggcttgaataactaaattgacaaattataaaaaaaatatttaaaactgaattagccTCCCATGCAacatatttaagactttttttggtaattttcttaatttcaagTTACTAATGTTCCTGTCTTGTTGACCCAATATAGAAATTGACATTCACATTACCTCTAGCAAGCCGTGTTGGAGTGAAGCGAGTCCACCTTGGAGGCAAAGAAGACTGACCCCGGTCTCAAATTCCCTTCAATAGATTGGGTTTGTGATAGAAGTTGTCACGTGCCAAAAGATGAGTTGGTTCGCTCATGTCTTGTCTTTAGTTAAGGTGCTTGTTAGATGAGGACTTGATTTAAATTCAACATTAAGACTTccgaaatttaaaaatttaagttatcaGATGATAATCTAGTTTGGTATTTAAATAATGTAATAAAAAGCATGGTCCATTGATACTTTCATGACACCAAGTCATAACCTCATTTGGTCAAACATTACATGTCATGATCAAGTAATTATTGAGTTTGAAAAAACGGAAGAATACAAGGTGAACCTTATATTATAGCGTACAAGCTCTTTCCAACAAGTCGTTGGCATCTGAAAAATCACTTCCCCAACCTCAGATTCGTCGTTACCTCCGCTCGTTCCCGCCAGTACACCGATGCCCCGAACCCCGACTCCGGGCTCGACTTCTCTGGCAACGATGTGCTTGGGGAGCTCGAGTCTTCGAAACCAATCAACCCATTTCCCCGATTCGCTCGGGGGATGGAGAATAACTTCCATCGGACGGGGCACTCTGAGTCGGCGGCGGCTCAGATATCGCATCCGTGGCCCGAGTGGGTGGATTTGATGGTGCTTCTGTCGAAGGGAGGCTACTTTGATGCGGAGGTTAACCCGTTCCAGAATGTGGAGTTGGGTCCGAAAGAATCGAATCTCGTTAGAACCGCATGCCTGAATTTCGCCCGCGACAGATACGACGTTATGAGGTACTGAAAGGAATGACCTTCGGTTGGTGCGCTTTACCTGTTTGATTTAATTACAGAGACATTGGGCTTGGGTGATGATGGTGAGATAAATAGACCTCTGTGCCTTCTTGAGGAGTATATATTTTGTGGGTAGGCAGGGCTTCTTCGGAACGTAGTTCGTTATAAGCCTCGTTTTGATCGTTGTGAATGTATTGCTCATATGAGCTTGATGAGAGTTCAAACTTTCTCCAGGTTCTTGTTAAATGCTGCATTTAAATACCCACCAGCATATCGTCATTTAGAGAGCTAACTCTGTCACGTTTGACTGTCATTCCtggccaaaatttatatttctgttGCTTTGAGGTTAGAGCATGCTAATTATGGGAATCGGAACTCCACCATCTTCAAACCAGGCCAAAAATCACAACATCGCGAAGGAAAaaagttctcttctttttttgttcattttgaaaacatggagaaagaaaagtatgGAGTAGTTATTTGTGAATGGTCAAGTTGTTTTGGATAATATCACCATGTCGTAGTCAACTATGAAGTAATGGCCTATTATCATATATCCATAGATTTgtaatttgtttgttttgcaaaaaatgaatggtttgaaaaatattttcttagaaatgatcgcttgtatccTTTGAATAATTAGTCACTTGTAAATGTTTTCATAATTGATAACTATATATGTTTAaacatttttgtggatgatgaaaatatttttcatcatttatttttgtaagtgatacaagtgaccattttttagaaatgtaGACATTTTCTCCTGAGCTTTCTTTTATCCAGAATTCTGTTAGTAAGCTAAATGTAATATTGTTAAAAGCACCTTAGTTGGCATCTTAGTCCATCTTTTTCTGCATAGTGGCAACAACATGGTGCCTTATGTGCCTCCTCCTTTACTTAGAAAAGAGAATCCACAGGACTTGCCTTTAGGTGTCAAGCTTGCCCATCCACTATCAGGCCTTTCTATGTTACTATGCCTTTCTCTAGAAATCAAGTATTTGACTAGAATTTGGAGCTGAAGATTTTCGATAGCACGTAACCTGAAAAGAGGCAATTCATATTACATTGGGCATGTGATAATAatgcatattaaaaatttagctGGTAATCAATTTGACGGTATGCATTCTGATTCAGAGGTTAGCTATTCAATGTGGCTAATGACTGTCCAATGCAATATCATCACCAAATAGGCATCCGACAACATAGCTTTACTTGAGAAATCGGAGGTTTCCTCATTTACATATAGAAAGAGTCGCTTAACTCATATTCAGAAGGTTTTAACAAGACATTTCCTGATAGGTATTTGTCAAAGAAACATATTCAGGTCATAGCAGGGTGCGGATGCCCCAGCACTGACAGAAAAGTGGTGAACTCTGGTAAGCGCTTGAGGGCACATGTGGGCATTGATGAGGGAAATGTACGTTCTCTTCTTAAAAACTTCCAGTAATCATTAGATTATATAGTTTCATCAGTCATACTCATTACAGACAGCTGCTTTGCCAGGTTTGCAGCTCCTGCAACTTGAGGGGAAACTGTGAGAGAGCATTTGTGAAGGCGCGTCAAGATGAAGGAGGGCGCACGGTTGATGTTATGCAAATCTTGTTGACATACGGACTTGACCCCATAAGCAATACTGTGGAGAATAAACCATGTCTGACTAGAACAGTTATGGAATCAGTCAGAGCACTGCTAAAGCAAATGGCACAGTATGGCACCAATGTACTTGGCTCTGATTTGTCGAAACCCACACCAGATGGTGATTTATCCTGGCATTCAAGTTTGGAAGAGAGAGGCTACAAAGATGTTCCGATGAAACAAGGAGATTGGCATTGCTCCAAGTAATGCAATTGTTAACATCCTATTGATTAATTTGAGTTTTGCTCCGAATATTTGATATAATTCTGCATATGGCAGGTGCAACTTCTTAAACTTTGCTAAGAACATCAAATGCTTGCAATGCGATACTTTTTCTCAGGAAAGATTGAATCAACTACTGGAAGACCAAGATCATCTTCTGCTAAAGAAAGGAGACTGGATATGTGACAAGTAATTGCTTCTCATGCCTTTTCTCACTTGTTCACTGATTTGTGGTGAGCAGAGCTCCTTGCTTATAGAAACTGTTGCATTTTGCAGAtgcaatttcttaaattttgcaAAGAATACTAGATGTTTGCAGTGCAAAGAGAAACCCCTGGAAAGGCAACTCAATCCTGGGGAGTGGGAATGTAAATCGTGAGTTCTTGTTAGTCCATTATTTTAGTTAATTCCTACATTGAGCAGTTATAGTTGTTCATGAGCTGTTCTGCCCTTATGGATCTGTGATTGGTAGGTGCAATTACAGCAACTTTAGAAGGAATATGGTATGCTTGAAGTGTGATTATAGAAGGCCTAAAGCATCAAATTCAAAGGGCTTGTCTCAACGAGAGCATGATGCTGGAAATCACAATCAAGGTCACGGAGCCATTGAAGATAGAAATTCTATGTGGTCTCTGAGGAGAAATAGTCAAATGCGAGTCACAAATAGGTGGAGATTTGTGGATGGAGAGAATGGGGTCATTGAGAAACCAAACTTAACAAACTCATTGAACGAGGTTTATGGAATTCTTGATTTTCCAATTGCAGGAGGCATGAGCGATGTGTCTCGTGATGCAGAAACAAGGGAAATGTGGAAACTGAAGATGCTGGAAAGAAGCAGAATGACTGCAGAGGAAAAGGCAAATCCAGAGGAGCCACGCTCATCCAGAATTTATAGGAACTCAGAATCACCAGACTTTGAGGACGATGAAGAAATGGCTGAATGGTTCGGCAGTGGGAAGACGTGAGTATAGATTCCTGTACATGTAATTGGCAAGAATCAAATTCATTCGTTTCTTTGCCTCTATAGGTTTTCCAGGATACTGCCTTCTATTTTCCAGTGGACAGTAAAATATTCATCTCGTGCAATCTTGCTGTTGAGTTCCCATGTCTGTGATTGGTTCAGTCTCTGTGGAATGAGTTTAGTGAACAAACTTCATCCATCGCACAATTTACTGTCACCCATGGAATGTGCAAAAGAATATATGCAAATTAACATTATAAGAACAACAATCACACAAGGTCTAGTAGAGTTTAGGGGAAGAACTCAGTTTTTCCTTCAGTATTACAAGGAAGCATCTTATTCTTTTGTCGCCTCTTTTGACCTATGAACCTCTCAATCATGCTCTGAAGTAATTTATTAGACTTTTCCCGTCCAACTCCTTAGTAAAGAATCTCCTCATGTATTCGTTTAAGGTAAACTGCCGAAAAGCAGCGGGCTTATCTAAGGACACAAGCTCTGGGAACGGTCCGAACTCATTCTCACAATTGCTTGGGTTGCAGAAAACTGCTATCGACACACGTGGCTCTTGGCTGGGGTTGGCCAACACCCGGTGGTCTATGCTTTTGTACTCATCATTGGACATGATctggaaaaatcaaaaatcaaaagcacGTGAATTGACTTGTATTTCACAATAGTGTAACTTTTCAACTTACTCAGGTGCGAAGTCCTCAGAGAGTTTACCTGAATGATGTCACCAATGTTCACAACAAGAGCACCTAGGACTGGCTTCACATCCACCCACTCATCGCCGTGCTTCACCTGCAACCCACCGACCTGGTCCTGCAGGAGCACCGTGATCACTCCTGGGTCTGCGTGGGATGTCAAGCCGACCGTCAGGTCGGGCTGGGGACAGTACGGATAGTAATGCCCCACCATCATCCTCATATCCAAACATGTCAATTCCTGCAGCTTGCCGGGACTCAATCCCAGCCCCTCGCTCAACAGCCCCAGCAGGATGCTCCCCAGCCGTTCGACCTGCTGATTCCACGCCAACACCTCATTTCTGCACACCTTGAGGATCTCTTCCGTGTCCGCTAATTTCGGCCCCAGCCTTACTTGGAGCGTGTCCCTGCATATCATCATTCCGGACATTAATTGAACTGGATCTTTTCGCTTGcccaattcttttttcttcaaatgattttttctttcgtttGTCAAAATGAATTCTCTAACCGTATGATGCATAATTTGTCAATCCGACAGTCAACGCATCAGGATGTGTCTCTGCCTTCTTTTCAGACATAATATGATCCATCAGTTCAGTAGTGTCGTTTGCCGATCTAGCTTTTATAAAtctaattttcatcaatttcatgaatttgattGCACATGCTCGTGGCTTACTTACCTCCAGCTCGCCGCTTTGGAGAGGAACAGGTCGACGTTGGAGAAGAAGGACACGCCGGTGTCCATCTGCCTCCGGTAGATCCTCGCCTTCGCCTCCGCCAGCTGCTCGTGGAAGGCCTTCACGGCCACGATGGTGCAGTCCAGGACCTCCGCGGGCACGCCATGGTTGACCACCTGCAAGAAGCCGAGCTCACAGGCGGCGCACGCCACCTCCCCGATGACGGAGGGGCGGCGGGCAGAGTCGCAACAGCCGGAGAGGTCGATGGTGGGGATGGAGCCGGGGCAGGgggggcgggcgggcgggcgggcgggcctGAGGTCAGAGAGGGTCTTGGGCGGGTGGATaaagaggggagggagggaggcgaGGCCGGAGTCGAGGAGGCCCTTGACGCCGAGCTTGGACTCTTCGAACTGCTTGAGCTCCTGGGCTCGGTCGAAGGCCTGTCCACCGCTGTCCATGACGCCCATGGCTCGACTCCGATTCCTGGTTCGATCGATGTATGCGAGGGTGaggggggtggtggtggtggtggtggtgggtgtGAGGAAAGAGACTGGGGGAAGGAGGAATGACATGAACGAAGGACATAGCGTGATTGTTCATCGGTCAAAGTCAAACCCCGCGATCGCGTAACGAGGGATTTCACGCCAAAGGGCGAGATGATACCGCCGGGCCTCAACGCTCtccctcttttttccttctgaAGGTAGACAAGGCAAGATGCCGTAACGAATTACAtaacaattagaaaataaattaacgaGTCAACCCATCTAGATTgcacaagataattttttttctaattatgacAAGAGATCATATTGACTAATTATTGAACTATTATATTGTAATCGTTCAATTAGTTGTTATCACTTGATCTTAATCTATCAAAAATATGATTAGTTTTAAACAATGGTCTTTCCCCACTTGGAAATTTCTAATGTCACATTAAGATAACGATGACTTTCACTTTAATTAACTGTTCCGAAAAATAACTACCGTTTTAAGCATCATTGCTCCATATTTACCAAAGATAGAATTTGGAAGAATTACTTGGAGACACGGGAACGACGACACTTCAAAGGAATCAAAAGACtactgcattttcttttcttggaaggCTAGAGAATGGGTGGGGATAGAACGGACAACGACGAGGGTTTGAGAAGTTATTGATAGGTCCAATATTTGAGAGCTATGACCAGTGTACACCTACGCCATGCTTGGACGTGACGCACAATGCCGATACGTGAACGATGACGTGACACAGTTTTATTAAATTTCCAAGATAATTAGTTCTTCTAAAAATTCTGTGAAATTTCAATCTCATGAACTTTTTTGGTTTGCTATTTGGTTTGAGTTATCCTTGCATCCGCAAAAGGCTCATGATCCGTACTATTCACAAATACAAATCAATGAACATCAATTTGAGTCGGTGCCTTCTAACTTTAATGGTTGAACTCCTTAAAATCAAATTGAGTATTAGATTGGGCTAATAGCATATAGTTGGATGCATTCAAACAAGTCGAAATATGTTTGAAAGTTTTCAGAGTTAAAGGTCACCCTATAGAGAATTATATGCAATTGAATATGAGGTTAGGCTCTTTCTGTTTTACaacaacatgaaattttaattgttatttCTATCTCATGTGACATCTGATTGGTATGATTCTTGATACTAAGAAAACTTATgatttctaatttcaaaaaatacagTGGAAccaaagattgaaaatattccCAAGAACATCCTTATCGAGTAATTGAAACTAAAGGTCCTGATAAGTTATGATTTGATGGGTGGGTTCGAGCAAATTAGCTATTGAAGACTAccgtttttattttattgggagGCTAGTTAAAGGATGAGgaaagaatgaacaaaaaggaacaaagacGATGGTTTGGGAAGATGCATTGGTTTAATAgattagggtgcgtttgggaactgcTTTCTAAGCGGCTTTGGGGagctaaaggcctttgggccaaaaTGAAGGTGTTTGGGAATTACTTTCCAAGGGGCATTGAGGCAAAGCTGGCATTtgcaaggctgaaagcccaaggcagatCCTAGGCTACCTTGGGCTTTCATCATTTTCGGAATGCCTCATGTTACTATTCATgtctactattcatcttcttcttcggtggcATGGCTGATCAGAGACGAGCTCGAGAGGTTGGCGAGGTCACGGCTGAGGTCAGTGAGGTCACGGCAACTGTAAACGGCCAATCGCACGGCCTCGGCGAGTCGTGGTGGCTGCTGCGAGTCCCGACAACCACCCGCGAGTTGCGTCGCTGCGACCCAGCtctaggtcgcgcgaccttaggCGCGACCTCCAGATTTGGGTCGCCCGGAGGACGCGCGACCTCACGGCACAAGCACAACCCAGATCTAGTCGCCGGAGGACGAGGTTACACGGCCTTAggcgcgacccggatccgggtcgccgAAGGTCTCGCGACCTCACGGTGGCGGTGCAacccagatctggtcgccgcgagtgctgggtcgccggaggtcacgCAACCTCACGGCGATCGGtgcgacccagatctggtcgccgtGAGGTTGCACAACCTCCGACGACCAAATCTGGTCGTGGTGAGATCACTCGACCTCGGGTGCAACCCAGATCTAGTCGCCGTGAGGACGCGCGACCTTCGGCGACCAGATCTAGGTCGCACTAGTGGTCGTGAGGTTGCGCAACCTCCGGCGAAGGGCCGCTGAGGGTTGTCCAACCCCAGGTGACCCTCatcggaggtcgcccgaccctaGGTGGCCCTCGCCGGTCGTCTCCGGGGGTTGCTTGAGGCCGCTTGCCTCACCAAcgaactcttttatttattttttgataatttttttcttttttttattaattaccTAAGCCTTTTGTAAATGTAAtatttccaaacactattttactcaaaggtatttcacaatggactttcaaagtataatttaccaaacacagtttgtATTTTGGAAAACCCCTTTAACTCaaagtttttgcattttcccaaaaactttCCCCAAAAATCTTCACTAAATGAGAGGGGGTGGGAGGGCAAAAACGAGGGAAATAAATGAGGGAGTGAAATAAATTTTCTGCAGGGTGGGGGATGGGAGGGCGACGTGAATTTCTAACAAAGGAACAAAGACGAGGTTTTGGGGGCGTGAGGGCTGCAGTGGACCCCAgggtttgcatttttttaataaaaaaataaaaaaatgaggttATAAagtgattttgaaaaataaaaatactaaatattgaataataataaattttgatcattatagaagataataaatttatttaaataagttaattctaatttcttaataGTCATTAGTTTCATCTATAACTTTTGTTAGAGTTAGAAACATGTCCCCAAATATGGATATAcattaactatgaatatatctttaaaatcatatgaatagatttattaatattattagtatgaATTCATTATAGgctattttgttattatttatgaattgtgaatttgaatcaaattaatttaaataaaaatattcatttaatatactaTGTGTCCCAACGTGTTGGAATTCTTTATTTCCGAGAAATGACGTATCAGCGTGTTGTCTCATGTGTCTGTGTCGCGTGTTGGTGCTACCTAGTGAGATTACCGAGCCCATTTGACTTGGGGGACCGAGTGTACATTTTCCAAccacaaataaaattaaataattattttttgggtcaattaTAATGAGTTGCAAGTGGCAAAGGAAGACCTTGCTCCTCCCTCCTGACTCTGTAACAAGTAAATAGTATCTTAGATAAAaactcatatatattttttacatttttccttttcttttctaaagagTTATTAGGTTCAATATGAGATCACTCATTAAACTCTATTTTCTGTTCAAACTAGCTACTCAATTGGTGCTTTGTGCGAGCTTGTCtatatgcatttatttttaatcacTAGGAACACTATTGATATGGTAATCGATATGTGAAAAGAGATGAGACTTAATTAATAGTGATACATATAATTTTCTAGAGGAATATCAATTATGGTTCACTAGGAGATGCAAAAGGCATTGTGATGTCATGTATTCTGAGCATGTAaaacataatagaaaaaaatgattttttggagTGCATACATGAAAGTTACATTTGAAATAAGTTGATTTGAATAATAGAACAGAGTATCATACAATATAA
The nucleotide sequence above comes from Eucalyptus grandis isolate ANBG69807.140 chromosome 2, ASM1654582v1, whole genome shotgun sequence. Encoded proteins:
- the LOC104435416 gene encoding zinc finger protein VAR3, chloroplastic-like isoform X2, encoding MENNFHRTGHSESAAAQISHPWPEWVDLMVLLSKGGYFDAEVNPFQNVELGPKESNLVRTACLNFARDRYDVMRYLSKKHIQVIAGCGCPSTDRKVVNSGKRLRAHVGIDEGNVCSSCNLRGNCERAFVKARQDEGGRTVDVMQILLTYGLDPISNTVENKPCLTRTVMESVRALLKQMAQYGTNVLGSDLSKPTPDGDLSWHSSLEERGYKDVPMKQGDWHCSKCNFLNFAKNIKCLQCDTFSQERLNQLLEDQDHLLLKKGDWICDKCNFLNFAKNTRCLQCKEKPLERQLNPGEWECKSCNYSNFRRNMVCLKCDYRRPKASNSKGLSQREHDAGNHNQGHGAIEDRNSMWSLRRNSQMRVTNRRHERCVS
- the LOC104433025 gene encoding 1-aminocyclopropane-1-carboxylate oxidase homolog 4-like; its protein translation is MSFLLPPVSFLTPTTTTTTTPLTLAYIDRTRNRSRAMGVMDSGGQAFDRAQELKQFEESKLGVKGLLDSGLASLPPLFIHPPKTLSDLRPARPPARPPCPGSIPTIDLSGCCDSARRPSVIGEVACAACELGFLQVVNHGVPAEVLDCTIVAVKAFHEQLAEAKARIYRRQMDTGVSFFSNVDLFLSKAASWRDTLQVRLGPKLADTEEILKVCRNEVLAWNQQVERLGSILLGLLSEGLGLSPGKLQELTCLDMRMMVGHYYPYCPQPDLTVGLTSHADPGVITVLLQDQVGGLQVKHGDEWVDVKPVLGALVVNIGDIIQIMSNDEYKSIDHRVLANPSQEPRVSIAVFCNPSNCENEFGPFPELVSLDKPAAFRQFTLNEYMRRFFTKELDGKSLINYFRA
- the LOC104435416 gene encoding zinc finger protein VAR3, chloroplastic-like isoform X1, coding for MENNFHRTGHSESAAAQISHPWPEWVDLMVLLSKGGYFDAEVNPFQNVELGPKESNLVRTACLNFARDRYDVMRYLSKKHIQVIAGCGCPSTDRKVVNSGKRLRAHVGIDEGNVCSSCNLRGNCERAFVKARQDEGGRTVDVMQILLTYGLDPISNTVENKPCLTRTVMESVRALLKQMAQYGTNVLGSDLSKPTPDGDLSWHSSLEERGYKDVPMKQGDWHCSKCNFLNFAKNIKCLQCDTFSQERLNQLLEDQDHLLLKKGDWICDKCNFLNFAKNTRCLQCKEKPLERQLNPGEWECKSCNYSNFRRNMVCLKCDYRRPKASNSKGLSQREHDAGNHNQGHGAIEDRNSMWSLRRNSQMRVTNRWRFVDGENGVIEKPNLTNSLNEVYGILDFPIAGGMSDVSRDAETREMWKLKMLERSRMTAEEKANPEEPRSSRIYRNSESPDFEDDEEMAEWFGSGKT